In one Paraburkholderia megapolitana genomic region, the following are encoded:
- the epsC gene encoding serine O-acetyltransferase EpsC, translated as MSNVPSHNWGLEQIVADLRASREQLHRTRHPLGIRELPSRDAVINIVGGLRAALFPTHYGAADLTDESVDYYVGHTLESTLRLLSEQIRRALRFLPEHAQTSDEALSIRAFDVAREFGTQLPGIRALLVSDIQAAFAGDPAAQHITEILLCYPGVWAMTHHRLAHALHRLGVPLLARFINEIAHSATGIDIHPGAQIDSSFFIDHGTGVVIGETAVIGQRVRVYQAVTLGAKSFAADLDGALVKGNARHPIVEDDVVIYAGATILGRVTIGRGSVIGGNVWLTHSVPPGSSVSQGKVREGERTDDGKH; from the coding sequence ATGTCAAATGTGCCTTCCCACAACTGGGGCCTCGAGCAGATCGTCGCGGACTTGCGCGCGTCGCGCGAGCAACTACACCGTACCCGCCATCCGCTCGGCATCCGCGAACTACCGTCGCGTGACGCGGTGATCAATATTGTGGGCGGTTTGCGCGCGGCGCTGTTTCCAACTCACTACGGCGCGGCCGATCTGACCGACGAAAGCGTCGACTATTACGTCGGCCATACACTCGAAAGCACGTTGCGCCTGCTCTCCGAACAGATTCGCCGTGCGCTGCGCTTTCTTCCCGAACATGCACAAACCAGCGACGAAGCGCTGAGCATACGGGCGTTCGATGTCGCCCGCGAATTCGGCACGCAGTTGCCCGGTATTCGTGCGCTGCTGGTGAGCGATATCCAGGCCGCATTCGCCGGCGATCCGGCCGCGCAGCACATCACCGAAATCCTGCTTTGCTATCCGGGCGTGTGGGCGATGACGCACCATCGTCTCGCGCATGCGCTGCACCGGCTCGGCGTGCCGCTGCTCGCGCGCTTCATCAACGAGATCGCGCATTCGGCAACCGGCATCGACATTCACCCGGGTGCGCAGATCGATTCGAGTTTTTTCATCGATCACGGTACCGGTGTCGTGATCGGAGAGACAGCGGTGATTGGCCAGCGCGTGCGCGTGTATCAGGCCGTGACGCTCGGCGCGAAGAGTTTTGCCGCCGACCTCGACGGTGCGCTCGTGAAAGGCAATGCGCGACATCCGATCGTCGAGGACGACGTCGTGATCTACGCGGGCGCGACGATTCTCGGTCGCGTGACGATTGGGCGTGGCTCGGTGATCGGCGGCAATGTGTGGCTCACGCATAGCGTGCCGCCGGGCAGTAGCGTATCGCAGGGCAAAGTCCGCGAAGGCGAGCGTACCGACGACGGGAAGCACTGA
- a CDS encoding AraC family transcriptional regulator, protein MPRCALAGVEATVARTTQTFARHTHDRFGIGVIAQGGQRSASGRGPVEARANDVITVNPGEIHDGSPLDERGRAWRMLYFEPSLVFDAVGELADVPSRSLELTVPVARDALLKVLFERLFAVSVESGLAADSLACEEALLALFAHVGRHHTTVALCTARQATTPVARAKARIDDEPSAMVTLAELAADSGMSRFQLLRAFARETGLPPHAYQMQRRVMLARRLIASRMGLASVAAAAGFADQSHMTRAFVRLFGVTPAVYSAAVR, encoded by the coding sequence ATGCCGCGCTGCGCACTGGCCGGTGTCGAAGCGACCGTCGCGCGCACTACTCAAACGTTTGCCCGCCACACGCACGACCGCTTCGGTATCGGCGTGATTGCGCAAGGCGGCCAGCGATCGGCGAGCGGTCGCGGCCCGGTCGAGGCGCGTGCGAACGACGTGATCACTGTGAATCCCGGCGAGATTCACGACGGTAGCCCGCTCGACGAACGTGGCCGCGCGTGGCGCATGTTGTACTTCGAGCCGTCGTTGGTGTTCGACGCGGTGGGTGAACTGGCCGACGTACCTTCGCGTTCACTCGAACTCACGGTGCCGGTGGCCCGCGATGCGTTGTTGAAGGTTCTGTTCGAGCGTTTGTTTGCGGTATCGGTGGAAAGCGGATTAGCGGCTGACTCGCTCGCTTGCGAGGAAGCACTACTAGCGCTGTTTGCGCACGTTGGCAGACATCACACCACCGTTGCACTGTGTACCGCACGGCAAGCGACTACACCTGTTGCGCGGGCGAAGGCGCGCATCGACGACGAGCCGTCCGCCATGGTCACACTCGCCGAACTGGCTGCCGATTCCGGCATGAGTCGTTTCCAGTTGCTGCGTGCGTTTGCGCGGGAAACGGGTTTGCCGCCACATGCATACCAGATGCAGCGGCGTGTGATGTTGGCGCGACGACTGATCGCGAGCCGCATGGGTCTCGCGAGTGTAGCCGCTGCGGCGGGTTTTGCTGATCAGAGCCATATGACGCGCGCGTTCGTGCGGCTCTTTGGTGTGACGCCGGCTGTGTATTCGGCGGCGGTTCGCTAG
- a CDS encoding DMT family transporter, which produces MNSRYVGYLFCGLAMIGVGSTVVVSKAIAAGLPPFSATALRFAIAFPVFIVVMRVRRVRWPRLSRRDAWLAIAQAGAGSVGYTVFLISGMKLASAADAGVIAGTLPAVSAAVAMLALGERPAPALIGAIALATTGVLACTIHFDQLSSSRGAGAFTGNALVFAAVVCEALFILLNRKLSRPVDALPLSALMSGIGLAVAIVPACFERPWTLPFDANALLGVVYYALVPTVAGFVLWYAGAARVSGAEAGLMTALVPVSAVALAALVLHEPVTSSQLAGVACVLAAVWLATFGRRLRAPSTAG; this is translated from the coding sequence ATGAATTCGCGTTATGTCGGGTATCTGTTCTGCGGACTGGCGATGATAGGCGTCGGCAGCACTGTGGTTGTCAGCAAGGCGATCGCGGCGGGTTTGCCGCCGTTCTCGGCGACCGCGTTGCGGTTTGCGATTGCGTTTCCGGTCTTCATCGTCGTGATGCGTGTGCGACGCGTGCGCTGGCCCCGCCTGTCACGCCGCGATGCGTGGCTTGCCATCGCGCAGGCGGGTGCGGGTAGCGTCGGTTACACGGTGTTCCTGATCAGCGGTATGAAGCTCGCGTCGGCCGCCGATGCGGGCGTGATCGCCGGAACCTTGCCTGCGGTCTCGGCGGCGGTGGCGATGCTCGCGCTTGGCGAACGGCCCGCGCCCGCCTTGATCGGCGCGATCGCACTCGCGACGACTGGCGTGCTTGCGTGCACGATCCATTTCGACCAGTTGTCGAGTTCACGCGGCGCTGGCGCATTCACGGGCAACGCGCTCGTATTTGCGGCGGTTGTGTGCGAGGCACTTTTCATCCTGCTGAACCGCAAACTGAGCCGCCCCGTCGATGCCTTACCGCTATCCGCGCTGATGTCGGGCATTGGCCTGGCGGTCGCGATAGTGCCGGCCTGTTTCGAAAGACCGTGGACGTTGCCGTTCGACGCAAACGCGCTGCTCGGAGTCGTGTATTACGCCCTGGTGCCGACGGTCGCGGGCTTCGTACTGTGGTATGCGGGCGCTGCGCGCGTGAGCGGCGCGGAAGCTGGCCTGATGACGGCGCTCGTACCGGTATCGGCGGTGGCGTTGGCGGCGCTAGTACTGCACGAACCGGTGACGAGCTCGCAACTAGCGGGCGTTGCATGCGTGCTGGCAGCGGTATGGCTAGCAACGTTTGGCCGACGACTGCGTGCACCGAGCACAGCAGGTTGA
- the folE gene encoding GTP cyclohydrolase I FolE, producing the protein MNSKAGKVRAIRTTAKAKPAETPVRPTREEAEAAVRTLLRWAGDDPQREGLLDTPARVVRSYEEFFAGYSVDPRDVLARTFSEVDGYDEMIVLKDIRFESYCEHHMVPIIGRAHVAYLPQHRVVGISKLARLVDAFAKRLQIQEKMTAQIADTLNEVLQPRGVGVILEASHQCMSTRGVHKAGVAMVTSRMLGAFRSDASTRREFLAIVNGPPSVGIANT; encoded by the coding sequence ATGAACAGCAAAGCCGGCAAGGTCCGCGCAATCCGCACAACCGCGAAGGCGAAGCCTGCCGAGACTCCTGTGCGCCCCACTCGTGAAGAAGCCGAAGCAGCCGTTCGTACGCTGCTGCGCTGGGCCGGCGACGACCCGCAGCGCGAAGGGCTGCTCGATACGCCGGCGCGTGTGGTCCGTTCCTATGAAGAATTCTTCGCGGGTTATTCGGTCGATCCACGTGACGTTCTGGCGCGCACGTTCTCGGAGGTCGACGGTTATGACGAAATGATCGTGTTAAAGGACATTCGCTTCGAGAGTTATTGCGAACATCATATGGTGCCGATTATTGGTCGCGCGCACGTTGCGTATCTGCCGCAGCATCGGGTGGTGGGTATTTCGAAGCTTGCGCGGCTGGTGGATGCGTTTGCCAAGCGGCTGCAGATTCAGGAGAAGATGACTGCGCAGATCGCCGATACGCTTAACGAGGTGTTGCAGCCTCGAGGCGTTGGAGTAATTCTCGAGGCGTCGCATCAGTGTATGTCTACGCGCGGTGTGCATAAGGCCGGTGTCGCTATGGTTACCTCGCGGATGCTCGGGGCGTTTCGGAGTGATGCTTCTACGAGGCGGGAGTTTCTCGCTATTGTTAATGGTCCGCCTTCTGTTGGTATAGCTAATACCTGA
- a CDS encoding LysR family transcriptional regulator has product MQELDLNLIPYLVAMEDTRNVSRAAEHLGVSQPRVSTALGRLRDYFGDPLFVRTSRGMEPTPRALALLPAARDALMRIEKGMLDAQDFAPATSTYTFSIALSDVGEIVFLPRLLQTLAERAPHANLRSVSLPPAHVERGLESGDVDLAIGYFPDLSGNNFFQQRLFSHRFICMMRSGHPLASAPLTLAQFVAAGHAVVRAEGRSQEVLEKFLEKKRIRRRAVLETPHFMSLPFILARTDLIATVPHAIGFAYVTEHASITLVEPPLVLPRFDLRQHWHRKYHNDPRTNWLRGVVSELFNDALDEWPK; this is encoded by the coding sequence ATGCAAGAGCTCGATCTCAATCTGATTCCCTACCTCGTCGCGATGGAAGACACGCGCAACGTGAGCCGCGCCGCCGAGCACCTGGGTGTGAGCCAGCCGCGTGTGAGCACTGCGCTCGGCCGGTTGCGCGATTACTTTGGCGATCCGCTTTTCGTGCGCACCTCGCGTGGCATGGAGCCTACGCCGCGTGCACTCGCGCTGCTGCCCGCTGCGCGCGACGCACTGATGCGCATCGAAAAAGGCATGCTCGACGCGCAGGATTTCGCGCCGGCTACGAGCACCTATACGTTTTCGATTGCGCTGTCGGATGTCGGCGAAATCGTATTCCTGCCGCGCCTGCTGCAGACGCTCGCCGAGCGCGCGCCGCACGCGAACCTGCGCTCCGTATCGCTACCGCCTGCACACGTGGAGCGCGGCCTGGAATCCGGCGACGTCGATCTGGCGATCGGCTACTTCCCGGACCTGTCGGGCAATAACTTCTTCCAGCAGCGGCTCTTCTCGCATCGCTTCATCTGCATGATGCGCAGCGGCCACCCGCTCGCAAGCGCGCCGCTTACGCTCGCCCAGTTCGTTGCGGCGGGACATGCGGTAGTCCGCGCGGAAGGACGCAGCCAGGAAGTGCTCGAGAAGTTTCTCGAGAAGAAACGCATCCGTCGTCGTGCGGTGCTGGAAACACCGCACTTCATGAGCCTGCCGTTCATCCTCGCGCGCACCGACCTGATCGCGACCGTACCGCACGCGATCGGCTTCGCGTACGTGACGGAGCACGCGTCGATCACGCTCGTCGAGCCGCCGCTCGTCCTGCCGCGTTTCGATTTGCGGCAGCACTGGCATCGCAAGTATCACAACGATCCGCGCACGAACTGGCTGCGGGGCGTCGTGTCCGAACTGTTCAACGATGCGCTGGATGAATGGCCGAAGTGA
- a CDS encoding 3-oxoacid CoA-transferase subunit A produces MINKIFDSLQAAVADVHDGATVMIGGFGTAGMPSELIDALIAQGARNLTIVNNNAGNGDVGLAALLKAKRVRKIICSFPRQTDSYVFDALYRAGEIELELVPQGNLAERIRAAGAGIGGFFTPTGYGTKLAEGKETRLIDGRHYVLEAPLPADFALIKAHRGDRWGNLVYRKTARNFGPIMASAAKVAIAQVSEVVPLGALDPEVIVTPGIFVQRVIEVRQAAHGEAHDVQATGQAA; encoded by the coding sequence ATGATCAACAAGATTTTCGATTCCCTTCAGGCAGCGGTGGCCGATGTTCATGACGGCGCGACCGTGATGATCGGCGGCTTTGGTACCGCGGGCATGCCGTCCGAACTGATCGACGCACTGATCGCGCAAGGCGCGCGCAACCTGACCATCGTCAACAATAACGCCGGCAATGGCGACGTTGGCCTTGCCGCGCTGCTGAAGGCGAAGCGCGTGCGCAAGATCATCTGTTCGTTTCCGCGTCAGACCGACTCGTATGTATTCGATGCGCTGTACCGTGCCGGCGAAATCGAGCTCGAGCTGGTGCCGCAGGGCAATCTTGCCGAACGCATCCGTGCGGCTGGCGCGGGTATCGGTGGCTTCTTCACGCCGACTGGCTATGGCACGAAGCTGGCTGAAGGTAAGGAGACGCGCCTGATCGACGGTCGTCACTATGTGCTGGAAGCACCGTTGCCGGCGGATTTCGCGTTGATCAAGGCGCATCGTGGCGATCGTTGGGGCAACCTGGTTTATCGCAAGACCGCGCGTAACTTCGGGCCGATCATGGCGAGTGCGGCGAAGGTCGCGATCGCGCAGGTGTCGGAAGTCGTGCCGCTCGGTGCGCTCGATCCCGAAGTGATCGTCACGCCCGGAATTTTCGTGCAGCGTGTGATCGAAGTGCGGCAGGCCGCGCACGGTGAGGCACACGACGTGCAAGCCACCGGCCAGGCCGCCTGA
- a CDS encoding 3-oxoacid CoA-transferase subunit B, with protein sequence MKKLTRDEMAQRVAQDIPEGAYVNLGIGVPTLVANHLDANKEIFLHSENGLLGMGPAPAPGEEDDELINAGKQHVTLLTGGAFFHHADSFAMMRGGHLDFCVLGAFQVSATGDLANWHTGAPDAIPAVGGAMDLAIGAKQVYVMMEHLTKQGESKIVGECSYPVTGVGCVDRIYTDLAVIDVTASGLVVREIVSDLGFDTLQKLTGIALIDGTQAARAA encoded by the coding sequence ATGAAGAAACTGACCCGCGATGAAATGGCGCAACGCGTCGCCCAGGACATTCCTGAAGGCGCCTACGTCAATCTCGGCATCGGCGTGCCCACACTGGTGGCGAACCACCTCGATGCGAACAAGGAAATCTTCCTGCACAGCGAGAACGGTTTGCTCGGCATGGGCCCGGCACCGGCGCCTGGCGAGGAAGACGACGAGCTGATCAACGCCGGCAAGCAGCACGTCACGCTTCTGACCGGCGGGGCGTTCTTCCATCACGCAGATTCGTTTGCCATGATGCGCGGCGGCCATCTCGACTTTTGCGTGCTCGGCGCGTTCCAGGTCTCGGCCACCGGCGATCTCGCGAACTGGCACACCGGTGCACCGGACGCGATCCCCGCGGTAGGCGGTGCTATGGATCTCGCGATCGGCGCCAAACAGGTCTACGTGATGATGGAGCACCTGACCAAGCAGGGCGAGAGCAAGATCGTCGGCGAGTGCTCGTATCCGGTGACGGGTGTCGGTTGCGTCGATCGTATCTACACCGATCTCGCGGTGATCGATGTGACCGCGAGCGGGCTGGTTGTGCGCGAGATCGTCTCCGATCTCGGTTTCGATACGCTGCAAAAGTTGACCGGTATTGCGCTGATCGACGGTACCCAGGCTGCGCGCGCCGCGTGA
- a CDS encoding 3-carboxy-cis,cis-muconate cycloisomerase, with amino-acid sequence MLEDSARLTGLICGTQPMNDIWSPRATLQRMLDVEAALARASAAHRVIPQAAVAAIEAACHADQLDADALVHDAALGGNLAIPLVKQLTARVKAADPQAAKYVHWGATSQDIIDTATVLQLRSTFALLDRGLQSTCSTLATLARTHRATPAVGRTWLQQALPITLGLKFAQWLDALLRHRDRLDAVRARTLVLQFGGAAGTLASLREAALDVTHSLAKELDLAEPALPWHTQRDRIADAASSFGMLIGTLGKIARDISLQMQTEIGELAEPAAAGKGGSSTMPHKRNPVGCAAVLTAATRAPGLVATVLAGMVQEHERALGGWQAEWDALPDLARLAGGALANIEQITSGLDVNVGRLAANLQVTHGLILGEAVMLALGDRIGRLDAHQRVEHASKTAVSTGQPLLDVLCADAEVTQHLSVDELKRLLDPAHYVGSAHAYVDAVLTLHATRESRALSKE; translated from the coding sequence ATGCTCGAAGATAGCGCCCGTCTGACCGGTCTCATCTGCGGCACCCAACCGATGAACGACATCTGGTCGCCGCGCGCGACGCTGCAGCGGATGCTCGATGTCGAAGCGGCACTGGCTCGCGCATCGGCGGCACATCGTGTGATTCCCCAGGCTGCCGTCGCGGCGATCGAGGCCGCGTGCCACGCCGATCAACTCGACGCCGATGCGCTTGTTCACGATGCGGCGCTGGGCGGCAACCTTGCGATTCCCCTCGTCAAGCAACTCACGGCCCGCGTAAAAGCCGCCGACCCGCAGGCCGCGAAATACGTGCACTGGGGCGCAACGAGCCAGGACATCATCGATACCGCCACGGTGTTGCAGCTACGCAGCACGTTTGCTCTGCTCGATCGCGGGCTGCAGTCCACCTGCTCGACACTTGCCACGCTGGCTCGCACGCATCGCGCGACGCCTGCGGTCGGTCGCACCTGGCTGCAACAGGCGCTGCCGATCACGCTCGGATTGAAGTTCGCACAGTGGCTCGATGCGCTGCTGCGGCATCGCGACCGGCTCGACGCTGTGCGTGCACGCACACTGGTGCTGCAGTTCGGCGGCGCGGCCGGCACGCTAGCCAGCCTGCGTGAAGCCGCGCTGGACGTCACACACTCACTGGCAAAGGAACTCGATCTCGCCGAGCCCGCATTGCCGTGGCACACGCAGCGCGATCGCATCGCCGACGCCGCGTCGAGCTTCGGCATGTTGATCGGCACGCTCGGCAAGATCGCCCGCGACATCTCCCTGCAGATGCAGACCGAAATCGGCGAACTCGCGGAGCCCGCGGCCGCAGGCAAGGGCGGTTCATCGACGATGCCGCATAAGCGCAACCCGGTGGGCTGCGCAGCGGTGCTCACCGCTGCGACGCGCGCGCCCGGCCTCGTCGCGACGGTGCTTGCCGGGATGGTGCAGGAGCATGAGCGCGCACTCGGCGGCTGGCAGGCCGAATGGGATGCGCTGCCGGATCTCGCGCGGCTCGCGGGTGGCGCACTGGCGAATATCGAACAGATTACCAGCGGCCTCGACGTGAACGTCGGGCGCCTTGCCGCGAATCTCCAGGTCACGCACGGACTGATACTCGGCGAAGCGGTGATGCTTGCGCTCGGCGACAGGATCGGTAGGCTCGATGCGCACCAGCGGGTCGAGCATGCATCGAAGACCGCAGTCAGTACCGGCCAGCCGCTGCTCGACGTGTTGTGCGCCGATGCCGAAGTCACTCAGCATCTGTCGGTAGACGAACTGAAGCGTCTGCTCGATCCCGCTCATTACGTCGGCTCCGCGCACGCGTATGTCGATGCGGTGCTCACCCTTCACGCTACGCGTGAGAGCCGCGCGCTTTCAAAGGAGTAA
- the pcaD gene encoding 3-oxoadipate enol-lactonase, with the protein MPYAAVNGTELHYRIDGDRHGSAPWIVLSNSLGSDLSMWTPQVEPLSKQFRVLRYDTRGHGHSETPKGPYTIDQLAGDVLGLMDTLKIRRAHFAGISMGGLTGIALAARHGERIDRVVLSNTAARIGSPEVWVPRAARARNEGMVALAEAVLPRWFTAEFIAREPLVLAAIRDVFAHTDKEGYALNCEAIDATDLRPEAPVIKAPALVIGGTHDLAAKAEQGRELAAAIPGAHYLELDASHISNIERADAFTQAVLDFLTEP; encoded by the coding sequence ATGCCCTACGCCGCAGTCAACGGCACAGAGCTCCACTATCGGATCGACGGAGATCGTCACGGTAGTGCGCCGTGGATCGTGCTGTCGAATTCGCTAGGCAGCGATCTGTCGATGTGGACACCGCAGGTCGAGCCGCTGTCGAAGCAGTTTCGCGTGCTGCGTTACGACACGCGCGGCCACGGTCATTCGGAAACGCCGAAGGGGCCCTACACGATCGATCAGCTCGCAGGCGACGTGCTTGGTCTGATGGACACACTGAAGATTCGTCGAGCGCATTTCGCGGGCATATCGATGGGCGGACTGACTGGCATTGCGCTTGCCGCGCGCCACGGCGAGCGCATCGATCGCGTGGTGCTGTCGAATACGGCGGCGCGTATCGGTTCGCCGGAAGTTTGGGTGCCGCGTGCGGCGCGCGCACGCAACGAAGGTATGGTGGCGCTTGCAGAAGCCGTGTTGCCACGCTGGTTTACCGCTGAATTCATCGCGCGCGAGCCACTGGTGCTAGCGGCGATTCGCGATGTCTTCGCGCATACCGACAAGGAAGGCTACGCGTTGAATTGCGAAGCAATCGATGCCACCGATCTGCGTCCCGAAGCGCCAGTTATCAAGGCGCCCGCACTCGTGATCGGCGGCACGCACGACCTCGCCGCGAAAGCCGAGCAGGGGCGCGAACTGGCCGCTGCAATTCCCGGTGCGCACTATCTCGAGCTGGACGCGTCGCACATTTCGAACATCGAGCGGGCCGATGCATTTACGCAGGCCGTGCTCGATTTCCTCACGGAGCCATGA
- the pcaC gene encoding 4-carboxymuconolactone decarboxylase, protein MTEDERYAAGLEVRRAVLGDAHVDRSLANRTEFTEEFQNLITRHAWGEIWTRDGLPRHTRSLLTIAMLVALNRSEELALHLRAAKNNGVSRDEIKEVLLQAAIYCGVPAGNAAFHLADKLFREEDAAQG, encoded by the coding sequence ATGACTGAAGACGAGCGCTATGCAGCGGGACTGGAAGTGCGGCGTGCGGTGCTGGGCGATGCGCATGTCGACCGGTCGCTGGCGAATCGCACTGAATTCACCGAAGAATTCCAGAACCTGATCACGCGACATGCGTGGGGCGAGATCTGGACACGCGATGGTTTGCCGCGCCACACGCGCAGCCTGCTGACGATCGCGATGCTGGTCGCGTTGAATCGTAGCGAAGAACTCGCGCTGCATCTGCGGGCCGCGAAGAACAATGGCGTGAGCCGCGATGAGATCAAGGAAGTGCTGCTGCAGGCGGCCATCTATTGCGGCGTGCCGGCGGGGAATGCGGCGTTTCATCTTGCCGACAAGCTGTTTCGCGAGGAAGACGCGGCGCAGGGTTGA
- a CDS encoding TetR family transcriptional regulator: MSPTAARKPGATGIRAKQAQDTRAKILKAAIRVFAKQGYASGRVESISKAARSHDRMIYYYFGSKEQLFIEVLETIYTQFNEAESKLDLDLEDPVHGLSQMVEFVWQYYLDHPEFVTLLSSENLHQGKHAKKSSKLREISGFAISVVQRLLDAGRAQGVFRSNIAARDVYIMIASLGYFYNANQYTLSAFLGETLMDKAALAHWRETIKETVLRAVLLNVPVESSLPSDGDTAGA; this comes from the coding sequence ATGAGTCCTACTGCCGCCCGCAAACCTGGTGCTACCGGCATCCGTGCGAAACAGGCACAGGACACGCGCGCGAAGATCCTGAAGGCGGCAATCCGGGTGTTTGCTAAGCAGGGTTATGCGAGCGGCCGTGTGGAGAGCATCTCGAAGGCAGCACGGTCACACGACCGGATGATCTACTACTACTTCGGCAGCAAGGAACAGTTGTTCATCGAAGTGCTGGAAACAATCTACACGCAGTTCAACGAAGCCGAAAGCAAGCTGGACCTTGACCTGGAAGACCCCGTCCACGGGCTTTCGCAGATGGTCGAGTTTGTCTGGCAGTACTACCTCGATCACCCGGAGTTCGTCACGCTGCTGTCGAGCGAGAACCTGCATCAGGGCAAACATGCGAAGAAGTCGTCGAAGCTGCGGGAAATTTCCGGGTTTGCGATTTCAGTCGTGCAGCGCCTGCTCGATGCGGGCCGCGCGCAAGGGGTGTTCCGCTCGAACATTGCTGCGCGCGATGTGTACATCATGATCGCGTCGCTTGGGTACTTCTATAACGCGAACCAGTACACGTTGAGCGCGTTTCTTGGCGAAACGTTGATGGACAAGGCCGCGCTCGCGCACTGGCGCGAGACAATCAAGGAGACGGTGTTGCGTGCGGTGTTGCTCAACGTGCCGGTGGAGTCATCGTTGCCTTCTGATGGCGACACAGCGGGAGCGTGA
- a CDS encoding NAD(P)/FAD-dependent oxidoreductase, whose protein sequence is MNEVVDQPTQPVTRAEPPTPIETDALIVGAGPVGLFQVFELGLLEIRAHVIDSLPVVGGQCVELYPDKPIYDIPAVPMCTGQELADNLMKQIEPFGATFHLGQEVQTVERLDDGRFFVRTSKNTEFITKTIFIAAGVGSFQPRTLKVPGIDRHHGRQLFYRVRDPELFRDKDIVICGGGDSALDWALNLVDVAQSVVLVHRRDDFRAAPASVAKMRALCDEMSMQCLIGQVNGFEDRGDALHRLKVTGGDGVTRTLELDHLLVFFGLSPQLGPIAQWGLGIERKQIGVNTEKFETNVPGIFAVGDINTYPGKKKLILSGFHEAALAAFGAAPYIFPDKKIHMQYTTTSTKLHKVLGVETPVFD, encoded by the coding sequence ATGAACGAGGTCGTCGATCAACCGACTCAGCCCGTCACCCGCGCCGAACCGCCAACGCCCATCGAAACCGACGCATTGATCGTCGGTGCCGGGCCGGTCGGCCTTTTCCAGGTGTTCGAACTGGGCCTGCTGGAAATTCGCGCTCATGTAATCGATTCGCTGCCGGTGGTCGGTGGTCAGTGCGTCGAGTTGTATCCGGACAAACCGATCTATGACATTCCCGCCGTGCCCATGTGCACTGGACAGGAACTCGCTGACAACCTGATGAAGCAGATCGAGCCGTTCGGCGCGACGTTTCATCTTGGACAGGAAGTACAGACTGTCGAGCGTCTCGACGACGGACGCTTCTTTGTGCGTACGAGCAAAAACACCGAATTCATCACGAAGACCATCTTCATCGCCGCCGGCGTCGGCTCATTCCAGCCGCGCACGCTGAAAGTGCCCGGTATCGACAGGCATCATGGGCGGCAGCTGTTTTACCGGGTACGCGACCCCGAACTCTTTCGCGACAAAGACATCGTAATCTGCGGCGGCGGCGATTCGGCGCTGGACTGGGCACTCAATCTGGTCGACGTCGCGCAAAGCGTCGTGCTCGTGCACCGGCGCGACGATTTCCGCGCGGCGCCTGCTTCGGTGGCGAAGATGCGCGCGCTGTGCGACGAGATGTCGATGCAATGCCTGATCGGCCAGGTCAACGGTTTCGAAGATCGCGGCGACGCGCTGCATCGGCTCAAGGTAACGGGTGGCGATGGCGTGACACGCACGCTCGAACTCGATCACCTGCTGGTTTTCTTCGGCCTGTCGCCACAGCTTGGCCCGATTGCGCAATGGGGTCTTGGCATCGAGCGCAAACAGATCGGCGTCAACACCGAGAAGTTCGAGACGAACGTGCCGGGCATCTTCGCCGTCGGCGATATCAATACCTATCCGGGCAAGAAGAAACTGATCCTGTCGGGCTTTCATGAAGCGGCACTCGCCGCGTTCGGCGCGGCGCCCTACATCTTCCCGGACAAGAAGATCCACATGCAGTACACGACGACCAGCACGAAGCTGCACAAGGTGCTAGGCGTCGAAACGCCAGTGTTCGATTGA
- the fdxA gene encoding ferredoxin FdxA → MTHVVTEACIRCRYTDCVDVCPVDCFHAGPNMLVIDPDECIDCAVCIPECPVNAIYAEDDLPAGQQAFVALNAELATVFPVITKAVPPLPDADAWKDVTDKLPMLER, encoded by the coding sequence GTGACTCATGTCGTAACCGAGGCCTGCATTCGCTGTCGTTATACCGATTGCGTCGATGTGTGCCCCGTGGATTGCTTCCACGCCGGGCCGAACATGCTGGTGATCGACCCCGACGAATGCATCGACTGTGCGGTGTGCATTCCGGAGTGTCCGGTCAATGCAATTTACGCCGAAGACGATCTGCCTGCAGGGCAGCAGGCTTTCGTCGCGCTCAACGCGGAGCTGGCAACCGTCTTTCCTGTCATCACTAAAGCCGTGCCGCCACTGCCCGATGCCGACGCGTGGAAAGACGTGACGGACAAGCTGCCGATGCTGGAACGCTGA